From Longimicrobium sp., the proteins below share one genomic window:
- a CDS encoding class I SAM-dependent methyltransferase: protein MSAADFYDALAPAYHLNYADWEASIARQAAALHAVLGARGVAPGSTVLDAACGVGTQSLGLAALGYRVTGSDLSAGAVARARREAEGRGLSIPFRVADLRALADVHAREFDVVIACDNAIPHLLSDAEIEAAFGQMWRCTAPGGTCLVSVRDYDTIDRAGVQSRPPVVHAGGEGLRILFQVWESDGQHYDLAMYVVHDTREQPPSVQVMRTRYYAVGIPTLMESMRRAGFEDVQRLDEPFYQPIVAGRRPR from the coding sequence GTGTCCGCCGCGGACTTCTACGACGCGCTGGCACCGGCGTACCACCTGAACTACGCCGACTGGGAGGCGAGCATCGCCCGCCAGGCGGCGGCGCTCCACGCCGTGCTCGGCGCCCGCGGCGTGGCCCCGGGAAGCACGGTGCTGGACGCCGCCTGCGGGGTGGGAACCCAGAGCCTGGGGCTGGCGGCTTTGGGATACCGCGTGACGGGATCCGACCTTTCGGCGGGCGCGGTGGCGCGGGCGCGTAGGGAGGCGGAGGGGCGCGGCCTGAGCATCCCCTTCCGCGTCGCGGACCTGCGCGCCCTGGCAGACGTGCACGCCCGCGAGTTCGACGTGGTGATCGCCTGCGACAACGCCATCCCTCATCTGCTGTCCGACGCCGAGATCGAGGCCGCCTTCGGGCAGATGTGGCGCTGCACCGCGCCCGGCGGAACCTGCCTGGTTTCCGTGCGCGACTACGACACCATCGACCGCGCCGGCGTGCAGTCGCGGCCACCCGTGGTGCACGCCGGCGGCGAAGGCCTCCGCATCCTCTTCCAGGTCTGGGAATCCGACGGCCAGCACTACGACCTGGCCATGTACGTCGTCCACGACACGCGCGAGCAGCCGCCGTCGGTGCAGGTGATGAGAACGCGGTACTACGCGGTCGGCATCCCCACGCTGATGGAGTCGATGCGGCGCGCCGGGTTCGAAGACGTCCAGCGGCTGGACGAGCCCTTCTATCAGCCGATCGTGGCCGGACGCCGCCCGCGCTGA
- a CDS encoding PilZ domain-containing protein, producing MADDVAAPAERYNPRRTFIRHTAGVPLEVTCVPGSPASTLQSVNVSTGGLSFVSDEHHALGAIIQVRIPTVDPPFEARARVVWIKPEGDGYCVGVEFLDANDAFRSRMVEQVCAIEQYRGEVLENEGRELTPQDAAAEWIGRFAGRFPDA from the coding sequence ATGGCCGATGATGTGGCCGCGCCCGCCGAACGCTACAACCCCCGCCGAACCTTCATCCGCCACACCGCGGGCGTTCCACTGGAGGTGACCTGCGTGCCGGGGAGCCCCGCCTCCACGCTGCAGAGCGTGAACGTCAGCACGGGCGGGCTCTCGTTCGTTTCCGACGAGCACCACGCGCTCGGCGCCATCATCCAGGTTCGCATCCCCACGGTGGATCCCCCGTTCGAGGCGCGCGCCCGGGTGGTGTGGATCAAGCCCGAGGGTGACGGATACTGCGTGGGAGTGGAGTTCCTGGACGCGAACGACGCCTTCCGTTCGCGGATGGTGGAGCAGGTGTGCGCCATCGAGCAGTACCGCGGCGAGGTACTGGAGAACGAGGGGCGCGAGCTCACCCCGCAGGACGCCGCCGCGGAGTGGATCGGGCGCTTCGCTGGCCGCTTTCCCGACGCGTAG
- a CDS encoding SET domain-containing protein: MPNRTLNAEQYLAVRSSAIHGRGVYARREIPAGTRIIEYRGERISVDEAEARYPDDFSGPHHTFLFALEDGTIIDAAHRGNRARWINHSCRPNCETVIEDGRIWVESIRDIAAGEELSYDYNIILDARHTPAMKKHFPCVCGVPGCRGTLLGKKR; encoded by the coding sequence ATGCCGAACCGTACCCTGAACGCAGAGCAGTACCTGGCCGTGCGCTCGTCCGCCATCCACGGCCGCGGCGTGTACGCGCGCCGGGAGATTCCCGCCGGCACGCGCATCATCGAGTACCGCGGCGAGCGCATTTCGGTGGACGAGGCCGAGGCGCGGTACCCGGACGACTTTTCGGGCCCGCACCACACCTTTCTGTTCGCACTGGAGGACGGGACCATCATCGACGCCGCGCACCGGGGCAACCGGGCGCGGTGGATCAACCACTCCTGCCGCCCGAACTGCGAGACGGTGATCGAGGATGGGCGGATCTGGGTGGAAAGCATCCGCGACATCGCCGCGGGCGAGGAGCTGTCGTACGACTACAACATCATCCTCGATGCGCGCCACACCCCCGCCATGAAGAAGCACTTTCCCTGCGTCTGCGGCGTGCCCGGCTGCCGCGGCACGCTGCTGGGCAAAAAGCGCTGA